One window of the Colletotrichum destructivum chromosome 6, complete sequence genome contains the following:
- a CDS encoding Putative DNA mismatch repair protein MutS, core encodes MDTRYRQVPRDLRESKEMSFSTSSQTQSLYGAASSPYFSQATPGPRGDRFSMSQKGDASFGQTPTPSSSRVPVIGTDYSSSYEYYGEPSQTASQSLVTRPSTSYTGRTSRTPFLPRSEKHTIVCALNEGRGITPTVGAAFFNVNTGEAILSQISDNRFFVRTLHKLQIMEPSHLLIVSSCCPPNPKSRLYSHIEEHMPDTKIIPFDRRHWSEVEGLDRIQTLAFREDAEAVKVAIEGSFFATCSFSAAVEFLEVEFSLRIIPNSLRVRYQPSEDTMMIDVSAIISLEILQNLRASKSKDSLFGILKHTRTPMGSRVLRSNLLQPSTLKDSYLEPRYDALDELLSNHEMFLGVREETVKNLIYQDIIEDVTFVKSALDLRNQRTFAVKSGVNGLLDVARQAYKENTNDVHSHLEELSKEYGIEADLRYDTSRKYWIRLRAVDFEDRQIPPKLNQRITDSVAEVVMQSDKVIQDLIDSVRIQLQPLYRVCDSIALLDMIASFAHASSIHDWKRPEISETLALKSARHPILDKTSRSPFVPNDYYATEEYRFHVVTGCNMSGKTTYIRSIALLQIMAQVGCFVPAEFASFPVVHNIFARVTTDDHIETNMSTFSLEMREMAFILSNVTDRSIVIIDELGRGTSTRDGLAISIAMAEALIQSRALVWFATHFTELADILADRPEVLNLHLVTQVSTTADDVPKMTMLYKVESGKNKEILYGITLAKAMGFPKRFLEVAEQVAVSLRQKRERNKQGSEARKMLNRRKLILNLHGQLRQASDSELDEDSLRSYLIRLREEFILRMEAIENGGSGEGVGGSEVRPDDEDGMFDDDDVFDAIELESLSSSYLWESQKDADILVTAGTNQWRLHERVIRGKSSLIDRIIDTTDAQEGIRKIVLKEHIFNFSALGVTLKFLYVGDSALIKENEIFELLSVFQTAAALTIPSLQQLIAPQIGSLLSNILGSRMDLLDDFMIAADVIASEQAESWAILRQELQKTIGPHLGMLFSQQEFVDLAKSHGSFCFETLSTAVEQIKASEKDAEAFFDAAKAKFSLPSLAETNTSTKSGSMMETAVGHLRGAARPVSAVILDSPSIDNKQPENSELPKSEGKVENNGSRHLSHIRDQSYPPVRTEPSKEPQMRESFSPISDVVSNSDLSINWESCSEGDSASPPSGEKLQIGGVSASPTQQTSTSVTPTSQKGKDEETPNVSGVSERARTEDELSGCNISQREQTTAPSLSERPSRSCAFAGASVPRVFYFTGTTQSEQPEVANIERPPASHASEDAPAPSSARSGPIRSIAPRNPAVRNGPSSLDPRTAKQVKKGKLVVDSTTH; translated from the exons ATGGATACCAGATACAGGCAAGTCCCAAGAGACTTGAGAGAATCGAAGGAGATGTCTTTTTCTACCTCGTCACAAACACAATCGCTATATGGagcggcttcttctccttaCTTCTCCCAGGCCACCCCGGGTCCACGAGGAGACCGCTTCTCAATGAGCCAGAAAGGAGACGCATCTTTCGGTcaaacaccaacaccatcctcTTCAAGAGTACCCGTCATCGGTACAGATTACAGCTCAAGCTACGAATACTATGGCGAACCCAGTCAGACAGCGAGCCAATCGCTCGTAACTCGGCCTAGCACTTCCTACACAGGTCGCACCTCTCGAACCCCGTTCCTACCCCGAAGCGAGAAACACACCATCGTGTGTGCACTGAACGAAGGTCGCGGAATCACGCCCACAGTTGGTGCTGCATTCTTCAACGTAAATACCGGCGAGGCCATTCTCAGTCAAATTTCCGACAACAGGTTTTTCGTTCGAACTTTGCACAAGCTACAAATCATGGAGCCGTCGCATCTCCTGATTGTCAGTTCCTGCTGTCCCCCAAATCCAAAGTCTAGACTCTACAGCCATATCGAAGAGCATATGCCAGATACGAAAATCATCCCTTTCGACAGGAGGCACTGGTCTGAAGTCGAAGGACTCGACCGTATCCAGACCCTCGCCTTCCGAGAGGATGCAGAGGCCGTCAAAGTGGCCATCGAAGGAAGCTTCTTCGCCACATGTTCTTTTTCTGCG GCGGTGGAGTTCCTTGAAGTCGAGTTTTCCCTGCGCATCATCCCCAACTCCCTTCGGGTGCGGTACCAGCCTTCTGAAGACACCATGATGATCGACGTGTCCGCGATTATTTCACTCGAGATCTTGCAGAACCTCCGTGCTTCAAAGTCCAAAGATTCCCTGTTCGGTATTCTCAAGCACACGAGGACGCCAATGGGCAGCCGAGTCCTGCGTAGCAACCTCCTTCAGCCATCGACCCTCAAGGATTCATACCTCGAGCCACGCTACGATGCGTTGGATGAGCTTCTTTCGAATCATGAGATGTTTTTAGGTGTTCGGGAAG AAACAGTCAAAAATCTCATCTACCAGGACATTATTGAAGATGTCACATTTGTGAAGTCTGCCCTCGACCTCCGGAACCAGAGAACCTTTGCAGTGAAG TCTGGGGTCAACGGTCTTCTCGATGTCGCCCGGCAGGCTTATAAAGAAAATACGAATGACGTGCACAGCCATTTGGAGGAGCTAAGCA AGGAATACGGCATCGAAGCCGACCTCCGGTATGACACGAGCCGTAAGTATTGGATACGGCTACGGGCTGTGGACTTTGAGGACCGGCAAATACCTCCG AAACTCAACCAGAGGATCACCGATTCTGTCGCTGAAGTGGTAATGCAGAGCGACAAAGTGATACAGGACCTCATTGACAGTGTTCGGATCCAGTTGCAGCCACTATATCGCGTCTGCGACAGCATCGCTCTTCTCGACATGATTGCATCATTCGCGCACGCAAGTTCCATCCACGACTGGAAGAGACCCGAGATTTCAGAAACTCTGGCCCTCAAATCGGCCAGACATCCAATCTTGGACAAG ACTTCAAGAAGCCCATTCGTCCCCAACGACTACTACGCCACCGAAGAGTATCGCTTCCACGTTGTCACCGGATGCAACATGAGTGGAAAAACCACATACATCAGAAGCATTGCCTTGCTCCAGATCATGGCTCAGGTTGGTTGTTTCGTGCCAGCCGAGTTTGCCAGTTTCCCTGTCGTCCACAACATCTTTGCACGGGTCACGACAGACGATCACATTGAGACCAACATGTCGACGTTTTCCTTGGAAATGCGGGAGATGGCATTCATTCTTAG TAATGTCACCGACAGAAGTATCGTCATCATTGATGAGCTTGGCCGAGGCACGAGCACCCGGGATGGGCTTGCTATATCAATTGCCATGGCTGAAGCCCTTATCCAAAGTCGCGCACTCGTGTGGTTCGCGACACACTTCACAGAACTGG CTGATATTCTTGCCGATCGTCCCGAAGTGCTGAATCTCCACCTCGTCACACAGGTTTCGACAACGGCTGACGACGTGCCCAAGATGACGATGCTCTACAAAGTAGAATCTGGCAAGAACAAGGAGATCTTGTACGGTATAACGCTTGCAAAAGCCATGGGTTTCCCGAAAAGGTTTCTCGAGGTGGCGGAACAAGTCGCCGTTTCGTTACGTCAGAAGAGAGAACGAAACAAGCAGGGGTCTGAAGCAAGGAAAATGCTCAACCGGCGCAAACTTATACTCAATCTCCACGGGCAGCTGAGGCAAGCCAGTGATTCCGAGTTGGACGAAGATTCGTTGAGAAGCTACCTCATCCGGCTTCGAGAGGAGTTCATCTTGCGTATGGAAGCTATCGAGAATGGAGGTAGCGGAGAAGGAGTCGGTGGCAGTGAGGTAAGAccagatgacgaggacggtatgtttgatgatgacgacgtaTTTGATGCCATTGAGTTAGAGTCTTTGTCGAGTAGCTA CCTTTGGGAGTCCCAAAAAGACGCGGACATACTAGTCACGGCGGGCACGAACCAGTGGCGCCTTCATGAAAGGGTCATTCGCGGCAAAAGCAGTCTCATCGACCGCATCATCGACACTACCGACGCG CAAGAGGGCATCCGGAAGATCGTCCTGAAGGAGCATATCTTTAATTTCTCGGCACTTGGAGTCACTTTGAAATTTCTCTACGTTGGAG ACAGTGCTTTGATTAAAGAAAACGAGATCTTCGAGCTACTTTCGGTCTTCCAAACGGCGGCTGCGCTCACGATACCATCACTCCAACAACTCATCGCCCCTCAGATCGGCAGCCTTCTCAGCAACATCCTTGGGAGCCGCATGGATCTTCTGGACGATTTCATGATTGCAGCCGACGTCATTGCCAGCGAGCAGGCAGAGTCATGGGCGATTTTGCGCCAAGAACTCCAGAAAACCATTGGCCCTCATCTCGGAATGCTTTTCTCGCAGCAAGAGTTCGTGGACCTCGCGAAGAGCCATGGAAGCTTTTGCTTTGAGACCCTATCTACTGCAGTGGAACAGATCAAGGCCTCTGAAAAGGACGCCGAGGCATTCTTTGATGCAGCCAAAGCGAAATTCTCGTTGCCTTCGCTTGCGGAGACGAACACTTCCACCAAGTCTGGATCCATGATGGAGACTGCAGTGGGACATCTGAGAGGCGCCGCTAGGCCCGTTTCCGCAGTCATCCTTGATTCCCCATCCATCGACAACAAGC AACCCGAAAACTCGGAGTTGCCGAAGTCCGAGGGCAAAGTAGAGAATAACGGCAGCCGACATCTCTCCCACATCCGTGACCAAAGCTACCCACCGGTCCGTACAGAGCCGTCCAAGGAGCCTCAGATGCGCGAGTCCTTCTCTCCCATCAGCGACGTTGTTTCCAACTCAGATCTTTCAATCAATTGGGAGTCTTGCAGTGAGGGTGACAGTGCCTCTCCCCCGAGTGGAGAGAAGTTACAAATTGGTGGTGTATCGGCTTCGCCCACGCAACAAACAAGCACCTCAGTCACTCCAACCAGTCAAAAAGGCAAAGATGAGGAGACGCCCAATGTCTCTGGAGTTTCTGAGCGAGCCAGAACGGAAGATGAATTGAGTGGATGCAACATCTCTCAAAGAGAGCAAACTACCGCTCCGAGCCTCTCTGAGCGTCCCAGTCGCTCATgcgccttcgccggcgccagtGTTCCTCGAGTGTTTTACTTCACTGGCACGACACAGTCTGAGCAGCCCGAGGTCGCAAACATCGAGCGCCCTCCCGCCAGCCATGCGTCTGAGGATGCCCCTGCTCCAAGTTCAGCTCGAAGTGGGCCAATTCGAAGCATCGCGCCTCGCAACCCTGCTGTAAGGAAcgggccttcttctcttgaCCCTCGTACCGCCAAGCAGGTCAAGAAGGGAAAACTTGTAGTCGATTCTACCA CACACTAA
- a CDS encoding Putative gfo/Idh/MocA-like oxidoreductase, NAD(P)-binding domain superfamily has translation MTTPRKLQVGVAGLGRMGKRHALNFHQNVPRASLAAVSSPDAAERQWAAENLAPHGVAVYASYDDMLAHDGLEAVCVASATSVHAEQAIKAIGKGKHVLCEKPLGTTVEISQTVVDAASKRPDLKVMCGFSRRFDASYRDAHAKMQQGLIGRPAVLRSQTCDVLDPSGFFVAYAQFSGGIFVDCSIHDIDLALWFFDEEKSKVRSVHAVGITAVEPDLQKHNDRDNAVGTVEFYDGRIAYLYASRMMAAGQEDSTEIIGTEGKLTVNILPAENHVRIYQPGGIRQELPQTYWDRFKAAFTTEAIEFTESVLEDKPVPIKLTSAVSAVKIGAALQESMVSGSKIWFDKDGNRTERAQL, from the exons ATGACGACACCAAGAAAGCTCCAAGtgggcgtcgccggcctcggccgcatGGGCAAGCGCCACGCCCTCAACTTCCACCAGAACGTCCCGCGCGcgtccctcgccgccgtcagctccccggacgccgccgagcgccAATGGGCCGCTGAGAACCTCGCCCcccacggcgtcgccgtctaCGCGTCCTACGACGACATGCTCGCCCacgacgggctcgaggccgtctgCGTCGCCTCCGCGACGTCGGTCCACGCCGAGCAGGCCATCAAGGCTATCGGGAAGGGGAAACATGTTCTTTGCGAGAAGCCGCTGGGCACGACGGTCGAAATC TCACAAACCGTTGTCGACGCTGCCTCTAAACGCCCCGACCTAAAGGTTATGTGCGGCTTCTCCCGCCGCTTCGACGCCTCCTACCGTGACGCCCACGCCAAGATGCAGCAGGGCCTCATCGGACGCCCCGCCGTCCTGCGCAGCCAGACGTgcgacgtcctcgacccctcgggcttcttcgtcgcctaCGCCCAGTTCTCCGGCGGCATCTTCGTCGACTGCAGCAtccacgacatcgacctcgccctctggttcttcgacgaggagaagagcAAGGTCAGGTCCGtccacgccgtcggcatcaccgCCGTTGAGCCGGACTTGCAGAAGCACAACGACCGCGACaacgccgtcggcaccgtcgAGTTCTACGACGGGCGCATTGCCTATCTGTATGCCTCGCGCATGAtggccgccggccaggaggACTCGACAGAGATCATCGGGACCGAGGGCAAGTTAACCGTCAACATCCTGCCAGCCGAGAACCACGTGCGCATCTACCAGCCGGGGGGCATCCGCCAGGAGCTGCCGCAGACGTATTGGGACCGCTTCAAGGCCGCCTTCACGACAGAGGCGATCGAGTTCACAGAGAGCGTCTTGGAGGACAAGCCCGTGCCCATCAAGTTGACatcggccgtctcggccgtcaagatcggcgccgccctccaaGAGTCCATGGTTAGCGGCTCCAAGATTTGGTTTGACAAGGACGGAAACCGGACAGAAAGGGCTCAGCTGTAG
- a CDS encoding Putative fungal transcription factor, zn(2)-C6 fungal-type DNA-binding domain superfamily gives MSTTTCLTCKRQHLKCTWSGDDAGPSSGRPDASCIRCRATGKACIPAPAIRFKHSTETPSTTEQTWVRYPRRLHFVDETQELEALYWSEHGSPPPPPPPLSSAETTPLGPPAVGRQSDDDLAPIIVDANSRDYREAQAVMPTSPYGQPASAPASASASTPVVSSRGVVQTPISLSSSSVYSSLPVGSTLGLANFEQCDDVVFPFTQPHEVRLMKYYLEYMCTWFDLCDARRHFAIVVPRRAITCPTLLNAIFALSSRHLSLNGHFDPYASDRYHQECLKHLTAISNDSSALTNDDLLAATILLRTLEELDVPLIGTDHEGHLLGIQLFMNTQNASSTAPSPLRQASFWVGLRQEITMAFATQRPIKVKLDHLFIDRSFSPADDDCWANRIVVHCAEVVQFCFGDVASRKAEYERLVEYDYRWLRARPLSWLPIAYSEPDPALDAVFPQIFYINHAVVIGNVHAALARALLMCHDESIPKIGPSRIMARKKLDDDIRTQIRELCGTALSNKSTIPAMITACMGVTACGDRFTDFAEQRALLDVLVKTDVEHSWPTASAQSHLKRAWGWEDD, from the exons atgtcgacgacgacatgccTG ACTTGTAAAAGGCAGCACCTCAAATGCACGTGGAGCGGTGATGACGCCGGTCCGTCATCTGGTCGGCCGGACGCCTCGTGTATTCGATGCAGAGCGACTGGCAAGGCGTGCATACCCGCCCCCGCCATCCGGTTCAAGCACTCTACCGA GACGCCAAGCACGACGGAGCAGACCTGGGTGCGATACCCACGGCGAT TGCATTTCGTCGATGAAACACAGGAACTTGAGGCTCTCTACTGGTCTGAACACggcagcccgccgccgccgccgccgccgctgtcatCGGCGGAGACGACGCCTCTTGGTCCACCCGCGGTGGGACGACAGTCCGATGATGACCTGGCTCCGATCATCGTCGATGCCAATAGCCGAGATTATCGTGAGGCCCAGGCCGTGATGCCGACGAGCCCCTACGGCCAACCCGCATCAGCACCagcatccgcatccgcatcGACACCCGTGGTGAGCTCGAGAGGGGTGGTGCAGACACCAATATCGCTGTCCTCCTCATCCGTCTACAGCTCGTTGCCGGTCGGTTCGACTCTAGGGTTGGCCAACTTTGAGCAATGTGACGATGTCGTCTTCCCCTTTACCCAACCGCACGAGGTCCGGTTGATGAAGTATTATCTCGAGTACATGTGCACCTGG TTCGACCTCTGTGATGCCCGACGACacttcgccatcgtcgtgCCCCGGCGGGCAATAACGTGCCCGACGCTGCTTAACGCCATCTTCGCCCTCTCGTCTCGTCACCTCAGCCTGAACGGGCACTTCGACCCCTATGCCTCGGACCGCTACCACCAGGAGTGCCTCAAGCACctgacggccatctccaacgACTCGTCCGCCCTGAccaacgacgacctcctcgccgccaccatccTGCTGCGCACCCTTGAGGAGCTCGACGTGCCCCTGATCGGGACCGACCATGAGGGTCACCTGCTCGGCATCCAGCTCTTCATGAACACCCAGAACGCCTCGTCCACGGCCCCGAGCCCCCTGCGACAGGCCTCTTTCTGGGTCGGGCTGCGCCAGGAGATCACCATGGCCTTCGCGACCCAGCGGCCCATCAAGGTCAAGCTCGACCACCTCTTCATCGACAGgtccttctcgccggccgacgacgactgcTGGGCCaaccgcatcgtcgtccactgcgccgaggtcgtccagTTCTGcttcggcgacgtcgccagCAGGAAGGCCGAGTACGAGCGCCTGGTCGAGTACGACTACCGCTGGCTGAGGGCGCGGCCGCTCTCCTGGTTGCCCATCGCCTACTCCGAGCCGGACCCGGCGTTGGACGCGGTGTTCCCGCAGATCTTTTACATCAACCACGCCGTTG TCATCGGAAACGTACACGCAGCTCTCGCACGAGCACTACTGATGTGCCACGACGAGAGTATCCCGAAAATTGGCCCCAGCCGAATCATGGCCAGGAAGAAGCTGGAC GACGACATCCGCACGCAGATCCGCGAGCTGTGCGGCACCGCCCTCTCTAACAAGTCCACCATCCCCGCCATGATCACGGCGTGCATGGGCGTCACGGCGTGCGGCGACAGGTTCACCGACTTCGCGGAGCAGAGGGCCCtactcgacgtcctcgtgAAGACGGACGTCGAGCACAGCtggccgaccgcctcggcgcaGTCCCACCTGAAGCGGGCGTGGGGGTGGGAAGACGATTAG
- a CDS encoding Putative major facilitator, sugar transporter, major facilitator superfamily, which translates to MGQLSPSTSETEKISTNYPGVSTEQQENVLSDASLEPYGPSGFRGIFVSHYVAMCAAFSAIGGLLFGYDQGVISVTLVMDEFLGRFPEVSDHAAGSGFKKGLMTAMITLGAFIGAMNQGWIADMISRKRSIMVAVVIFTIGSSIQTAALNYDMLVGGRFIGGLGIGMLSMVVPLYISEISPPEIRGSLLVFEQLSIVFGIVVSFWITYGTKDIPNHWSWQLPFLIQILPGLLLGFGAVFLPYSPRWLASKGREAEALSNLCKLRVLPDTDPRVRREWMEIIAEARFQASVLADRHPTLVGNGDIASTLKLEFVSWADCFKKGCLKRTQVGVFLMFFQQFVGINALIYYSPTLFATMGLDHNMQLIMSGVLNCVQLVGVIPSLWTMDRFGRRWILLVGSVGMTISHTVIAVLVGLYSNDWPNHTTQGWVSVAFLLLYMLVFGATWGPVPWAMPSEVFPSSLRAKGVAISTCSNWINNFIIGLITPPMVQETGFGAYVFFAAFCLLSGIWTWFCVPETNGKTLEQMDEVFGDRTGLDDVAKKNQIFREVVDEQTHSSAGLPA; encoded by the exons ATGGGCCAACTATCACCCTCCACctccgagacggagaagatcTCGACCAACTACCCAGGCGTCTCAACAGAACAACAAGAGAACGTCCTCTCCGATGCCTCTCTCGAGCCTTATGGACCTTCAG GCTTCCGCGGCATCTTCGTCTCTCACTATGTGGCCATGtgcgccgccttctccgccaTCGGCGGACTCCTCTTCGGCTACGACCAGGGCGTCATCTCCGTCACCCTGGTCATGGACGAgttcctcggccgcttccCCGAAGTCTCGGACCACGCCGCCGGGTCCGGCTTCAAGAAGGGCCTCATGACCGCCATGATCACCCTGGGTGCCTTCATCGGCGCCATGAACCAGGGCTGGATCGCCGACATGATCTCTCGGAAACGGTCCATCATGGTtgccgtcgtcatcttcaccaTCGGCTCTTCCATCCAGACTGCGGCCCTCAACTACGACATGCTGGTTGGTGGTCGGTTCATCGGAGGACTGGGCATCGGCAT GCTCTCCATGGTCGTCCCGTTGTACATCTCCGAAATCTCGCCCCCCGAAATTCGCGGatccctcctcgtcttcgagcAGCTGTCCATCGTCTTCGGaatcgtcgtctccttctGGATCACGTACGGCACAAAGGACATCCCCAACCACTGGTCGTGGCAGCTCCCCTTCCTCATCCAGATCCTCCCCGGTCTCCTTCTCGGtttcggcgccgtcttcctgcCGTACTCTCCCCGATGGCTGGCCTCCAAGggccgcgaggccgaggccctctCCAACCTCTGCAAGCTCCGCGTCCTCCCCGACACCGACCCCCGAGTCCGCCGCGAGTGGATGGAAATCATAGCCGAGGCCCGCTTTCAAGCGTCCGTCCTTGCCGACCGCCACCCCACTCTCGTCGGAAACGGCGATATAGCGAGCACCCTGAAGCTTGAGTTTGTATCTTGGGCCGACTGCTTCAAAAAGGGATGCCTCAAGCGCACGCAAGTGGGAGTTTTCCTGATGTTTTTCCAACAATTCGTCGGAATCAACGCACTCATCTACTATTCCCCTACCCTGTTTGCGACCATGGGACTCGATCACAACATGCAGCTCATCATGTCGGGTGTTCTGAACTGTGTTCAGTTGGTGGGCGTTATTCCCAGTTTGTGGACGATGGACCGCTTCGGACGCCGGTGGATCCTGCTTGTGGGAAGCGTGGGAATGACAATTTCGCACACTGTGATTGCTGTTCTGGTCGGCCTCTACTCGAACGACTGGCCGAATCACACTACCCAAGGTTGGGTCAGTGTGGCTTTCTTGCTGCTTT ATATGCTTGTGTTTGGAGCTACATGGGGCCCGGTGCCCTGGGCTATGCCGTCGGAggtcttcccctcctccttgagaGCCAAGGGAGTTGCGATTTCAACTTGTTCTA ACTGGATCAACAACTTCATCATCGGCCTGATCACTCCCCCAATGGTCCAAGAAACCGGATTCGGCGCCTATGTGTTCTTTGCCGCGTTCTGCCTGCTGTCTGGTATCTGGACCTGGTTCTGCGTGCCTGAGACGAACGGAAAGACCCTCGAGCAGATGGACGAGGTGTTTGGTGACCGCACTGGACTTGACGACGTTGCGAAGAAGAACCAGATCTTCCGcgaggttgttgatgagcAGACTCATTCTTCAGCGGGTCTGCCGGCGTAG